Part of the Lotus japonicus ecotype B-129 chromosome 6, LjGifu_v1.2 genome, attatataatattaaaataaattaatttggagttaggatactgaaagaaaatatataactggtatcctatcctgctctatcctaactcccccctcaggataacttttacacatgattgacaggataggatagaagacaggatagtgttatcatatcctgctggtgcaacaaacaacagataacaacaggatatgattattatcctgtcctatcctatcctatcctggtcaccaaacgagcccttagtaTACATTAGCATATATTTAGTGCTTACATGAGGTTAGCTTGGACATTCCACAAGCGATCGTCGAGACGAATTCTATGGAGGTTGTGTGCTTGCTGGACTCTCAAAACGCAAGGTCACACCAGTATGAACAAGTGGTTATGAGTATTCTTCATCTTCACGCAACTCATGGAGATATTGTGTTCCAATATACACCAAGGACTTCCAACTCTTTGGCAGACTACTTGGCCAAACTTGGTTTGCGTCTTCAGTATGGTACCCACAACTTTTTGATAGTCCTTTTTGGTGAATATCACTCCCTTCTTGCTAGAGATGCTGGTTCTGGGTCTAGCTTAGTTGTTTTTTCAGGTTAGCCTTTGGGCTTGGGGTTTTCCCctcattgtaacaaaaaaaaaaaaagtgcttACCGTTACAATTAAGATATGTTTATGTGACTCATATAATAGTGAAAAACTCTTCTCGCTTAAAgtttttcttttatctgattTGACATAGCGTAACCAATTTATCCATACCCACAAGTTTCATCATCGTCTTAACCAACTCACATTCATCGCTTTATATTGTTTGTCACATAATGTCCATCAACAACAACGTCCAAACTCGTTTGTCGCGAAATGTCCCAACAACAATGCCCAAGCTCATAGTGGGTTTATTATGCCCAATTGGATAAAAAAAGACTTCAAGTAAGATTGATGAATCATCATTTTGTGAGCCACATGAGCATAATTTAATGATGGGCACTAAACAAGATGACCATAAATATTTTCGAGCATTAAAACTAAGATTTTCATAGacgtttttttttgtacatcagaaagataaattgcacccgtcagaAATCGATCCCTGAACACCctctacccaactcatatgtccacagctcctaccacttgagctatcatactaGGACATATTTTCATAGACTAAAACCAACATTTACTATACTTTTAGggattaaaaacatatttaaaccaaaataaaatatagagtTTATGAATTTAAGTTTTGTTTGGTACTTACGGGTATCTCTAAGGGAAACATTCTtgttgatggataagcttatgcTACAattagcaccaaacaatggataatgtcataatgtattgtataaattTATACATTCATGCATAATATGACATATCAAACGAGCCCTTACCACTTAATTTGATAGTGACATAAGTCCATGACCGAAAGTTTTTTTGTAACAATGGGAAAGaaacaaacaaagcaataaaCTAAACAACTACATCCTGACATAGCAGGGGAACAATAACAGCCGGAGGAATGGTCCAGACTTTCCAATCCCAATTCTGACGAACTGCGATCTTGGCCAAAGCATCAGCGACTTGATTTCTATCCCTCGGGATATAAACAACGGTAACGTTCCAATCACGTGCGAGTAGAGCATGACATCCCTGTGCCAATAGGTGCTCACATCCACCGTACTCCCCAACACCTCTTGGACTTTTAGGCAATCCACATAGCAAGTCACATAACGGTATCCAAGATCCCAAGTGTGAGTCAGGCCACGCAACACCGCTGTAAGCTCAGCTTTGAAAGCATCCCCCGCACCAAACGCTGCACCAAAACCATAAATCCATCGTCCATTACTGTACCTTAGAACTCCTCCTCCGCCCATCTTATCAATATCCCGAAACCAGCTACCATCCGTATGGAGCATGATCTCGTTGACACCAGGACCAACACTGGAAACCGCCGGAACAGAACCTGTACCCCAGCGCTGAAAATCCCCAACATCAAGAGCTACTCGGTGAAGAACGTCTCCAGGTTGCCACTGGGTTTGATCGAAGACAAAGCTGTTGCGccacttccaaatatttcaGACGATTGCGCAAAAGAGAGCGTTGTTTCAGACCAAAAGTTTTTTACATACCTTGAGAAatcatttttcttataaatcATATCAAAAAAATAATTGCAATTACTAAATTGGCCTTTTTTTTAACACGTGTGGCCTTATCCGattgatttttcattttttttttgtaacatgAGCTGAAACAACAATGTTTCGTAGATTGCTTGAGTTGTTCCACTGTCATGAAAATGGCGGCTTCACTCTCACCGTGGTTCTCTCCCACCGCCTTCGCTCGCTCCAACCCTCGCACACCCAACACCAACAAGCTTTTCCCAGCCTCTAAACTCAAGAAGCAAGCCGCCAAACGCAAGTCCTCGCCGGAACCGGTGGTGCTCTCCGGCGGCGACGCCACTACCTACACTCGTCTTCCTCTCAAGCACGACTACTCATTCCCCTCTACCCCGCTTTCCACTTCCGAAGTCAAACTCTCCGAGTCAATTCACCGCAGCTACAAACAGAAACcaggaaaagaagaagaggaagaggaagaggaagaagagttcATTGATGGAAGCTTTGAAGGAAATGTTGATTTTGAATCTGAAGgcgaagaggaggaggaggaggaggaggagggagaagaagaagaggaattcGGCTATTGGGGTGAAGAGGGTGTTGAGAGTAACGATGTTTCGAGTTTGGAGAACGACGAAAATTCGGACGGTGAGGTGAAGGAGAAGGGGGTGCCGGCGGTGATGCGGTGCTTCGACCGGGCTAAGGTATACGCGAAGGCGGGAAACGGAGGGAATGGGGTGGTGGCGTTCCGCCGGGAGAAGTTCGTGCCGTTAGGGGGGCCGTCGGGTGGAGACGGAGGGAGAGGTGGGAATGTGTTTCTGGAGGTGGATGGGGCAATGAACTCGCTGTTGCCGTTCCGGAACGGCGTGCATTTCAGGGCGGGGAGGGGGTCTCATGGGCAGGGGAGCTTGAAGTGTGGGGCCAAGGGGGAGGATGTAGTGGTGAAGGTGCCGCCGGGGACGGTGGTTAGGGAGGCCGGTGGGGACAGGGTGCTGTTGGAGATGGTGTCTCCCGGACAGAGGGCGTTGTTGTTGCCGGGTGGCCGAGGTGGAAGAGGGAATGCTTCCTTCAAGTCTGGGTCTAATAAGGTTCCCAAGATTGCTGAGAATGGTGAAGAAGGTCCTGAAATGTGAGCTCTTCTTCAATGCTTTTAAATGCTCATGTGTTATATGCTGTGCTTCCACTATATTCTGTTCAATGATAGTTATATATGATCATGGACAAGATTCAATTTGGTTACAGACTTACATACATGTAGAAGAAGCACGGCCATGTCCAGAACTTagtttagaaatataatatatgcCTTACAGATGATAGCATTCACTTTGAGGCAAAAAGAGAACATAACTCTACTTATGGATTGGATGAATGTACTTTCACGTTAACTCAACTGGTATCCAAACACAATCTTTTGTAATAGCTTTTATCAGCTTATGACATGGTTTCACTACATGTATAACCAAGTCATCTAGAGTTTGATCATTGTTGTCGTCCATTATTCTAgtaaaaaagttgaatttcagcacaagATATGTGAACTTGTGCATTGTCCTACTTTAAACCCAATGGTCTCTTGCTGAGGGGGcatattagaaatataatataaaatcatttacATGTCTTTATCCTACAGCTTAAGTGTTTGCGATAGTTGATTCATGACAATTTTcatcagaaataaaaaatagttttaGTTAATACTAATAAAAGCTTGGTGAAATCATGAACTAACTCGTAACCGatgtctatttttttttctttttccatttgGTATGATTTCCAAATTATATGAGAGTTTGAGAAGAATGGTTTCTTTTTATCAGGTGGTTGGAGTTGGAACTCAAGCTGGTTGCTGATGTTGGTATTGTTGGGGCTCCAAATGCGGGGAAAAGTACACTTTTGAGTGTCGTTAGTGCTGCAAAGCCAGAGGTGGCAAATTATCCCTTCACAACCCTGCTTCCCAATCTTGGTGTTGTTTCCTTTGACTATGATTCAACGATGGTAGTGGCAGACCTTCCGGGACTTCTTGAAGGAGCACACCGAGGTTTTGGTTTGGGTCATGAGTTTCTACGACACACTGAGAGGTGTTCTGCCCTGGTAAGCAGGCATTTCTTATCAAGATGATATCAATGATTTTCCCCTGCTGTATATAGTTAGACATATATAGCTTACATTCTCAGCTCTTTTTTGCTGTCCTTAGTTTTATCTTAATAGTCAGGAAAGACtatggttgttgttgttattgactTACTGTATACCCATCTTATTCTACCTAAGTCAATCAATTAGTAAATTGTCAATCCAGACTATTCTGAATCTTTCATTATGTCTGAAAGAACTTTGTTGGATTTTAAATTTGCAATTGATCCTAAGAATGATTGATCAACTTTTACACTGCTCACCCAGGTAGAATATATTTGTACGATTTCCCCCTATATCAACCTTCTGTTATTGCTGTATGGTATTGTTAGGCACGCTATTTCCAAATATAACTAATTTGATATCGTTTGCCTGTTTTCCCTTGCTACATCCCTGAAAATTGCTGTTAAAAACAAGCCACTATATTTGGTTTTACTATATTTGGTTTTAGGTACATGTTGTTGATGGTTCATCACCGCAGCCCGATCTTGAGTTTGAGGCAGTTCGTCTAGAGCTGAAGCTGTTTAATCCTGAAATTGCTGATAAGCCTTTTATTGTTGCTTATAACAAAATGGATCTTCCAGAAGCATATGAAAACTGGGAGTCCTTCAAAGAGAAGTTACAATCTTGGGGGATCACACCTTTTTGTATGAGTGCTGTCAAAAGCGAAGGTACTCAT contains:
- the LOC130724437 gene encoding GTP-binding protein OBGC, chloroplastic isoform X1, with product MKMAASLSPWFSPTAFARSNPRTPNTNKLFPASKLKKQAAKRKSSPEPVVLSGGDATTYTRLPLKHDYSFPSTPLSTSEVKLSESIHRSYKQKPGKEEEEEEEEEEFIDGSFEGNVDFESEGEEEEEEEEEGEEEEEFGYWGEEGVESNDVSSLENDENSDGEVKEKGVPAVMRCFDRAKVYAKAGNGGNGVVAFRREKFVPLGGPSGGDGGRGGNVFLEVDGAMNSLLPFRNGVHFRAGRGSHGQGSLKCGAKGEDVVVKVPPGTVVREAGGDRVLLEMVSPGQRALLLPGGRGGRGNASFKSGSNKVPKIAENGEEGPEMWLELELKLVADVGIVGAPNAGKSTLLSVVSAAKPEVANYPFTTLLPNLGVVSFDYDSTMVVADLPGLLEGAHRGFGLGHEFLRHTERCSALVHVVDGSSPQPDLEFEAVRLELKLFNPEIADKPFIVAYNKMDLPEAYENWESFKEKLQSWGITPFCMSAVKSEGTHEVICAAHELLRKSKEDKEEYDYEDGRDMVNLNHVADAVQKQRSASISDFEIFHESNSNVWRVVGSGLQRFIQMTNWRYMDSGRRFEHVLEACGVYKSLMKRGIKEGDTVIVGEMEMIWHDSKDKSGASRMKKISTDSIKWPEWK
- the LOC130724437 gene encoding GTP-binding protein OBGC, chloroplastic isoform X2 produces the protein MKMAASLSPWFSPTAFARSNPRTPNTNKLFPASKLKKQAAKRKSSPEPVVLSGGDATTYTRLPLKHDYSFPSTPLSTSEVKLSESIHRSYKQKPGKEEEEEEEEEEFIDGSFEGNVDFESEGEEEEEEEEEGEEEEEFGYWGEEGVESNDVSSLENDENSDGEVKEKGVPAVMRCFDRAKVYAKAGNGGNGVVAFRREKFVPLGGPSGGDGGRGGNVFLEVDGAMNSLLPFRNGVHFRAGRGSHGQGSLKCGAKGEDVVVKVPPGTVVREAGGDRVLLEMVSPGQRALLLPGGRGGRGNASFKSGSNKVPKIAENGEEGPEMWLELELKLVADVGIVGAPNAGKSTLLSVVSAAKPEVANYPFTTLLPNLGVVSFDYDSTMVVADLPGLLEGAHRGFGLGHEFLRHTERCSALPDLEFEAVRLELKLFNPEIADKPFIVAYNKMDLPEAYENWESFKEKLQSWGITPFCMSAVKSEGTHEVICAAHELLRKSKEDKEEYDYEDGRDMVNLNHVADAVQKQRSASISDFEIFHESNSNVWRVVGSGLQRFIQMTNWRYMDSGRRFEHVLEACGVYKSLMKRGIKEGDTVIVGEMEMIWHDSKDKSGASRMKKISTDSIKWPEWK